From Mucilaginibacter rubeus, a single genomic window includes:
- a CDS encoding sensor histidine kinase: MNNGFDIILNNVRLPRFWQHVIFWVIVSFFITTLYSFQTNFWVSMRNNVLYMPIQIAYYYAIAYWLIPKYVFEKRYVMFFLMLIPLVFACMFISRTIGIFFVAPYLIRVMHVTDAGYIASTQRPFFEQLMDGQSLVNSFKGTNLFTGFVIAIKLFKMWYERKQAALEAELNALKAQIHPHFLFNTLNNLYSLSLNNSPKSPQAIIGLSDLLRYMLYECSDNEVPLEKEVFMMQQYVKLEKLRYEDRIDINFTITGNLKDKTIAPLLILPFIENAFKHGTSEQVGATWINIDISVTLNHFKLKVANSKPDHPVDTSNTPGHIGLKNVTKRLDLLYPHSSRLKIVNEDDTFFVALDLDLKTVKQSATQQMITA, translated from the coding sequence ATGAATAATGGCTTCGATATCATACTCAACAATGTCAGGCTGCCGCGTTTTTGGCAGCATGTGATATTTTGGGTGATTGTATCGTTTTTCATCACGACACTTTATTCGTTCCAAACCAACTTTTGGGTTTCCATGCGTAATAACGTTTTGTATATGCCTATACAAATTGCTTATTATTATGCCATTGCCTATTGGCTGATCCCCAAATATGTTTTTGAAAAGCGCTATGTGATGTTTTTCCTGATGCTGATCCCGCTGGTGTTTGCTTGTATGTTCATCAGCCGCACAATCGGGATCTTTTTTGTTGCTCCTTACCTCATCCGGGTGATGCATGTTACCGATGCCGGTTATATAGCATCGACCCAGCGTCCGTTTTTTGAGCAGTTAATGGACGGACAAAGCCTGGTAAATTCGTTTAAAGGTACCAACCTGTTTACGGGTTTTGTGATTGCAATTAAGCTGTTTAAAATGTGGTATGAGCGCAAACAAGCCGCTTTGGAAGCCGAGCTCAATGCGCTGAAAGCCCAGATACATCCACACTTTTTATTTAACACGCTTAATAACCTTTACTCTTTAAGTCTTAACAACTCGCCAAAATCACCACAAGCTATCATCGGGCTATCAGATCTGTTAAGATATATGCTTTATGAATGCTCCGATAATGAAGTTCCTTTAGAGAAGGAAGTGTTTATGATGCAGCAGTACGTAAAACTGGAAAAGCTCCGGTATGAAGACCGCATAGATATAAACTTTACCATAACCGGTAATTTGAAGGATAAAACCATAGCACCGCTGCTGATATTGCCTTTTATTGAAAACGCTTTTAAGCATGGCACCAGCGAGCAAGTTGGCGCTACCTGGATCAATATTGATATAAGTGTTACGTTAAACCATTTTAAGCTAAAGGTAGCCAACAGCAAACCCGATCATCCTGTTGATACAAGCAATACGCCCGGGCATATCGGTTTAAAAAATGTAACCAAAAGGCTCGACCTGCTTTATCCTCATTCGTCACGGCTGAAGATTGTAAACGAAGATGATACTTTTTTTGTGGCGCTCGATCTCGATCTGAAAACCGTAAAACAATCCGCAACACAACAAATGATAACCGCATGA
- a CDS encoding PIN domain-containing protein: MDIILVDTSVWVNFFKGIETESSKYLKNNLANIVVATCPTIVQEILQGIVSESELRKVKSYFDSMTKLVEDPYKITVQAATLYRDLRRKGVTIRKANDCLIALYAINNKIALLHDDKDFHFIAQNSTLRTVEFN, translated from the coding sequence ATGGACATCATTTTGGTAGATACGTCCGTATGGGTCAATTTTTTTAAAGGAATTGAAACAGAATCGAGCAAATACTTGAAGAATAATCTTGCGAATATTGTAGTAGCAACATGCCCTACAATAGTACAGGAAATCTTGCAAGGTATTGTTTCTGAATCAGAATTGAGGAAAGTAAAATCTTACTTTGATAGTATGACAAAATTGGTTGAAGATCCTTATAAAATTACTGTTCAAGCGGCAACTTTATATAGGGATTTGAGAAGAAAAGGGGTTACCATTCGTAAAGCCAATGATTGCTTGATAGCTTTATATGCAATAAATAATAAGATAGCTTTACTCCATGACGATAAAGATTTTCACTTTATAGCCCAGAACTCAACTTTAAGAACAGTAGAGTTCAATTAG
- a CDS encoding RNA polymerase sigma factor, producing MFLEPKYTIQQLIDRCRAGERKAQELLYKQFASKMLGVCMRYATDRMEAEDMLQNGFIRVFKKMDDYRGDGSFEGWVRRIMVHSSIEYYRKHHKMMQVIDIQEAGHEPSVNPLAAANLDAKVLMGMIQQLAPGYRIVFNLYALEGYSHKEIAEIVGITEGASKSQLSRARTILKEQIAKMEGKSYGYAG from the coding sequence ATGTTTTTGGAACCTAAATATACCATTCAGCAATTGATAGACCGCTGCCGGGCCGGCGAGCGAAAGGCGCAGGAACTGCTTTATAAACAGTTTGCCTCAAAAATGCTGGGGGTATGCATGCGCTACGCTACCGACCGCATGGAGGCCGAAGACATGTTGCAAAATGGTTTTATAAGGGTGTTCAAAAAGATGGATGATTACCGGGGTGACGGATCATTCGAGGGGTGGGTTAGGCGCATTATGGTTCACAGTTCAATTGAGTATTATCGTAAACATCACAAAATGATGCAGGTAATTGATATTCAAGAGGCAGGGCATGAGCCGTCTGTTAATCCCCTGGCCGCGGCCAATCTTGATGCAAAGGTGCTGATGGGCATGATACAGCAACTTGCGCCGGGATACCGGATAGTGTTTAACCTTTACGCGCTGGAAGGTTATTCACACAAGGAGATAGCAGAAATTGTTGGCATTACCGAGGGTGCCTCTAAATCGCAGCTATCAAGGGCTCGTACAATATTGAAAGAACAAATTGCTAAAATGGAGGGCAAAAGTTATGGATATGCAGGATAA
- a CDS encoding LytR/AlgR family response regulator transcription factor, which translates to MKIRTLIVDDEPHAIEVLKNYLARFGEMEVTATCTDGIQAFRLLQQKPIDLMFLDIQMPGIKGTDLLKSLKNPPKVIFTTAYSEYALDGFELNAVDYLLKPISFERFLRAVDKIYQLNEHKSKPLITHEEPVSDAHTFIYLKVDRKTIKVNINDILWIESLRDYVKVVAVNNQTHITRQKISLLEEMLPENRFVRIHRSFIVALNKIDSFYAYSIDVAGYELPIGRNYKQDVQKKLKSERLQMG; encoded by the coding sequence ATGAAAATACGTACCCTCATAGTTGATGATGAGCCCCATGCCATTGAGGTGTTGAAAAACTACCTTGCGCGCTTCGGCGAAATGGAGGTTACCGCCACTTGTACCGATGGTATCCAGGCTTTCAGGCTGCTACAACAAAAACCTATCGACCTGATGTTCCTCGATATCCAGATGCCTGGAATAAAAGGAACAGATTTGCTGAAAAGCCTAAAGAATCCGCCCAAGGTAATATTCACCACAGCCTACAGCGAATATGCACTTGACGGTTTTGAATTAAACGCTGTTGATTACCTGCTCAAACCTATTTCGTTCGAACGGTTTTTGCGGGCAGTTGATAAAATTTACCAGCTTAACGAGCATAAGAGTAAACCCTTGATCACTCATGAGGAGCCGGTAAGCGATGCGCATACATTCATTTATTTGAAGGTAGATAGAAAAACGATCAAGGTAAATATCAATGATATTCTATGGATAGAAAGCCTGCGCGATTATGTGAAAGTAGTGGCCGTAAATAATCAGACGCATATCACACGGCAAAAGATCAGCTTGTTGGAAGAAATGCTGCCCGAAAACAGGTTTGTACGCATTCACCGCTCATTTATAGTTGCGCTCAACAAAATAGATTCTTTTTATGCCTATAGTATAGATGTTGCCGGGTATGAGTTGCCTATCGGTCGCAATTATAAGCAGGACGTGCAGAAGAAACTAAAGAGCGAACGGCTGCAAATGGGGTAA
- a CDS encoding CopD family protein codes for MYQYFLAIHIIFVVCWMAGLFYIVRLFIYHTEAQDKPEPERTILSKQFEIMESRLWNVIAKPSMLLTILAGCTMLYLYPAWLKMPWLHIKLAFVIGLVGYHHICESKIKQMRKGIFKWTSNQLRLWNELATIFLFAIVFLAVKKDTLSWVFGVVGIVSLGVILMIAVKIYKRYREKK; via the coding sequence ATGTACCAATACTTTCTCGCTATACACATCATTTTTGTAGTCTGCTGGATGGCGGGGCTGTTTTATATTGTGCGCCTGTTTATCTATCATACCGAAGCACAGGATAAACCCGAACCCGAGCGCACCATTCTCTCCAAACAATTTGAAATTATGGAAAGCAGGCTATGGAACGTTATAGCCAAACCATCCATGTTGCTTACCATATTGGCGGGTTGTACCATGCTGTATTTATATCCGGCATGGTTAAAAATGCCATGGCTGCATATCAAATTGGCTTTCGTAATTGGCCTGGTAGGCTATCATCACATTTGCGAATCCAAAATAAAACAAATGCGTAAAGGCATTTTCAAATGGACGTCAAACCAGTTACGCCTTTGGAACGAACTCGCAACCATTTTTCTATTTGCCATTGTTTTCCTCGCTGTAAAAAAAGATACTTTAAGCTGGGTGTTTGGCGTAGTAGGAATAGTTTCTTTAGGTGTGATTTTGATGATCGCCGTTAAGATTTATAAAAGGTATAGGGAGAAGAAATAA
- a CDS encoding outer membrane beta-barrel protein, translating to MKRLTFTIIMCLAASFVFAQSTPADSSQSATDTTTHKKHVKVKLGFGDDVAQVNINNDRSDTAYHAHKAPGFSFGVTFSRIDLGFATLVDNGSFTLSDKNKFLSYRQWKTSNFGFDVLQFGYRFNSAFKIYVSGGFDWTHIRLRNDITIQRNAPVLTYVQDSIHYSKNRFSSSYLRIPLSFYYRSHEDDRGNYFRLVAGPEIGILLNGRVKQISEENGKQKFNDDYHFAKLRKGVFVRMGYGIMGLYAKYYFNDMFENSPDQKGLRNFSFGLTFGF from the coding sequence ATGAAACGCCTGACTTTTACCATCATAATGTGCCTTGCTGCGAGTTTTGTTTTCGCCCAAAGCACCCCAGCCGATTCTTCACAAAGCGCTACAGACACTACCACCCATAAAAAGCACGTCAAAGTAAAGCTTGGCTTTGGTGATGATGTGGCACAGGTTAATATTAACAATGACAGGTCCGATACCGCTTACCATGCTCACAAAGCGCCTGGCTTTTCATTCGGTGTAACCTTTTCAAGGATCGACCTTGGCTTTGCTACTTTGGTGGATAACGGCAGCTTTACCCTGTCTGACAAAAATAAGTTCCTGAGCTATCGCCAGTGGAAAACCAGCAATTTTGGTTTTGATGTGCTGCAATTTGGTTACCGTTTTAACAGCGCTTTCAAGATCTATGTTTCCGGCGGGTTCGACTGGACGCATATCCGCCTGCGTAATGATATTACCATACAGCGTAACGCCCCTGTTTTAACCTACGTACAGGACAGTATCCATTACAGCAAAAACCGTTTTTCATCAAGCTATTTGCGTATCCCCCTATCCTTTTACTACCGTAGCCATGAAGACGACCGCGGAAATTACTTCAGGTTAGTTGCAGGTCCGGAGATCGGGATCTTGCTAAACGGTCGCGTAAAACAGATCAGTGAAGAAAATGGTAAGCAGAAATTTAATGATGATTACCATTTTGCCAAACTTCGCAAAGGGGTGTTTGTACGCATGGGTTACGGTATTATGGGCCTGTATGCCAAATATTACTTCAACGATATGTTTGAAAACAGTCCCGATCAAAAAGGTCTGAGGAACTTCTCGTTTGGGTTAACATTTGGTTTTTAA
- a CDS encoding response regulator transcription factor, whose protein sequence is MPNKKRILLAEDEEHLLEAIKLNLELEGYKVTPAKNGKKALQLFKEERFNLVILDVMMPEIDGFVVAETIRLENTEVPIMFLTAKNTNEDKISGLKKGADDYLTKPFNLEELILRVNNLVKRSLKGEDLKEFNSYKIGDKTIHFNSFELVNEDGSITALTKKETMLLKLLIERRNDAVSREQILETVWNYDVYPSTRTIDNFILTFRKYFEPDPKNPVYFHSIRGVGYKFTDNQH, encoded by the coding sequence ATGCCAAACAAAAAAAGGATTTTATTGGCCGAAGACGAAGAGCATTTGTTAGAAGCAATTAAGCTTAACCTTGAGCTGGAAGGCTACAAGGTAACTCCGGCTAAAAACGGCAAAAAAGCTTTACAACTGTTTAAAGAAGAGCGTTTTAACCTGGTAATACTTGACGTAATGATGCCCGAAATTGACGGCTTCGTTGTTGCGGAAACCATCAGGCTTGAAAATACAGAAGTACCTATCATGTTCCTTACGGCAAAAAACACCAATGAGGACAAGATCTCGGGTCTGAAAAAAGGAGCTGACGATTATCTTACCAAACCATTTAACCTTGAGGAACTTATTTTAAGGGTGAACAACCTGGTAAAACGCAGCCTGAAAGGTGAAGACCTGAAAGAGTTTAACAGCTATAAGATTGGCGATAAAACCATCCACTTTAACTCGTTTGAACTTGTTAATGAAGATGGCTCAATTACCGCCCTTACCAAAAAGGAAACCATGTTGCTTAAATTGTTGATTGAGCGCCGTAATGACGCCGTATCACGTGAGCAGATCCTGGAAACCGTTTGGAACTATGACGTTTATCCGTCAACCCGTACTATCGATAACTTTATCTTAACCTTCCGCAAGTATTTTGAACCAGATCCTAAAAACCCGGTTTATTTTCACTCTATCCGCGGTGTAGGCTATAAATTTACCGATAACCAGCATTAA
- the hemE gene encoding uroporphyrinogen decarboxylase → MRDSLLIKAAFSEQTERPPVWMMRQAGRFMKEYWDIKNKYSFLEMCKTPEIAADVTMLPVDLLGIDGAILFSDILVTGEAMGGDLSFNAGVGPLFANPVRTQADIDNLQTDVLDKLQYVGNAIKVIQQRLAGRIPLIGFAGAPFTVMSYLVEGGSSKDFKRTKLMLHNEPEMAHQLLSKIATVTADYLNMQIAAGVNAVQIFDSWAQALAWDDYKEFSHRYIAEIISKLNRKDIPVISFCKGSSVFAPLMAEAKPDVISIDWNVDLLDIKKRLPAGVAVQGNLDPHILYADKKVIKERIYRLFDRMKGENGFIFNLGHGIMPDIPFDNVKYAVEVIKEYRN, encoded by the coding sequence ATGAGAGATTCGTTATTAATAAAAGCGGCATTTTCGGAGCAAACAGAACGCCCGCCGGTTTGGATGATGAGGCAGGCAGGCCGCTTTATGAAAGAGTATTGGGACATTAAAAACAAATACTCGTTCCTTGAAATGTGTAAAACACCGGAGATTGCTGCCGATGTTACCATGCTACCGGTTGACCTGTTGGGAATTGACGGTGCAATTTTATTTTCAGATATCCTGGTAACAGGCGAAGCCATGGGCGGCGACCTGAGCTTTAACGCAGGCGTTGGTCCGCTGTTTGCTAATCCGGTACGTACACAGGCAGATATTGATAACCTGCAAACAGATGTATTGGACAAACTTCAATATGTTGGCAATGCTATCAAAGTTATTCAGCAACGTCTTGCAGGTCGTATTCCTTTGATCGGTTTCGCAGGAGCGCCATTTACCGTAATGAGCTATTTGGTTGAAGGCGGATCATCAAAAGATTTTAAACGCACCAAATTAATGCTGCACAATGAGCCGGAAATGGCCCATCAGCTCTTATCAAAAATAGCAACTGTTACAGCAGATTACCTGAATATGCAGATTGCAGCTGGTGTAAATGCAGTACAGATCTTTGACAGCTGGGCACAGGCTTTAGCATGGGATGATTATAAAGAATTTAGTCACCGTTATATTGCCGAGATCATCAGCAAGCTAAACCGTAAAGATATCCCGGTGATCTCTTTCTGTAAAGGCAGTTCGGTTTTCGCACCGTTAATGGCCGAAGCTAAACCGGATGTAATTTCAATCGACTGGAATGTTGATCTGTTAGATATCAAAAAACGTTTACCGGCAGGCGTAGCGGTGCAAGGCAACCTTGATCCGCATATTCTTTATGCCGATAAAAAAGTAATTAAAGAACGCATCTATCGCCTGTTCGACCGTATGAAAGGCGAAAATGGCTTCATCTTTAACCTGGGTCACGGCATTATGCCTGATATCCCGTTTGATAATGTGAAGTACGCGGTGGAAGTGATAAAAGAATACAGAAACTAA
- a CDS encoding type II toxin-antitoxin system VapB family antitoxin yields the protein MRTNVDINDELIAKAQKLGNIKTKKAVIEEALKLYVTIENQKKLAELWGKVELDDKAFE from the coding sequence ATGAGGACGAATGTAGATATTAATGATGAGCTAATAGCTAAGGCTCAGAAATTGGGTAATATAAAAACGAAAAAAGCTGTAATTGAAGAAGCTTTGAAATTATATGTAACAATCGAAAATCAAAAGAAGCTTGCTGAATTATGGGGAAAGGTTGAACTTGATGATAAGGCTTTTGAATAA